The nucleotide sequence GAGAAACCTGAGAATCAGCAGCAGCTATAATCTTGCAGCAGATTCACTGAATTTAGCGCCTTTTAATCTGAATGCTACAACAAGTCTTTTTAACAGACTGAACATGAATTTCAAATCAACTTTTGATCCGTATCAATTAGACGCATCGGGCAATAAGATCAACAGATTTGTATGGGATGAAAAAGGAAAGGGCATTTTAAGATTGACCTCTGCCAGCCTATTTTTTAGCACCAATCTCAATCCTAAAGCATTTGAAAGGAAATATAAAAGTGATAAAGGCAGCGAGCAAGAGTTGGAAGAGATCAAAGCCAACCCTGAACAGTATGTAGATTTTAATATCCCCTGGAATTTAGATATTACATATAATCTGAATTTTAAAAAAGACTTTGTTAAAGACATTAATGGAATAATTTTAAGGGATACTACGAAGATATCTCAATCTTTGAAATTCAGCGGAGATGTAAACCTTACAGAAAAATGGAAGATCGGCTTTGATTCCGGCTATGATTTTATAAATAAAGGATTTTCAACTACAAACATAACTATTTACAGAGACCTCCACTGCTGGGAAATGAACTTTACGTGGATGCCTATTGGAATAAGACAGTCTTATTCGGTTGATATAAAAGTAAAAGCTTCTATATTGCAGGACCTGAAACTGACTAAGAAAAGAGATTGGTATGATAGATAACCCGATGCTAATATACTAAATTAGTTATTGGTTTATTAGTTAGTAGTTTTAGTTAGTTGGTTACTGGTTTTGGTTTGTTAGTTTTACCTGCCCGCCAATGGCCTATGGAAGGCGGGTCATCTCATAATTGCAACCCAATACTAATCAGGTTTTGAACCATGATATTATTGTTTGCAAATAGCAAATAATTACGACAAAATTTTTTTATACATTTTTAGTTTTTAACTTTGCCCGCAAATAAAAGTATACTTCTTCAATTAGGATTAAAAAATGGAAATTTTATCATTAAAGAAGACTGAGCATACCCCAAAAGTAGAGCTCGACCCTGATAAAGGAACGCTTGATTTTGAAGGCAGGTCAATACCGAGGGATGCGAAAGAATTTTATATCCCGATTTTTGAATGGCTGGAAGAATACATTAAAAATCCTCAGCCCAAAACAAGTGTAAAAATATATATAGACTACTTTAATACGGGTTCATCCGTATATTTATCTAATCTTTTCAAAAGGTTAAATGTATTGTATGAAAGTGGCAACGAAGTCTCTGTTCAGTGGTTATATGA is from Cytophagales bacterium and encodes:
- a CDS encoding DUF1987 domain-containing protein translates to MEILSLKKTEHTPKVELDPDKGTLDFEGRSIPRDAKEFYIPIFEWLEEYIKNPQPKTSVKIYIDYFNTGSSVYLSNLFKRLNVLYESGNEVSVQWLYDEDDEDIQTEGEMFKQNINAPFEIVMVKGE